A single window of Liolophura sinensis isolate JHLJ2023 chromosome 6, CUHK_Ljap_v2, whole genome shotgun sequence DNA harbors:
- the LOC135467548 gene encoding sex peptide receptor-related protein 2-like: MNFSSENFTRGNATAIYIRADILLLENILYRTLLPITCVGGIIGIIMTVIVLSRKNMCTSTNCYLKALAITDLIFLTLFSTKLLDNHFAEKGPTDFEKFHIYLAYLEIFLHLFNMASIWLTVMLSIERYIAICYPLRAVSLSTVSGARKFIVTIYCVAFLCGLPKFWEIKVARIPQYPTPFIKLTELSYNTEYITAYRIIYEILLSAVIPFLFLIIINSRLIQEIHRSTRYLRHHLAADSIVSHVISAEELQLTLMLVGITAVFFFCHAPYVVYNFITVLTEYVYSRSPTVGFTRAFRIFLHVSLLLLSLKSAINFILYCWFSEKFRVTFKRLFCMPNCLTRPQMRRLSNNSHNHNRRNSYHISRETTC; encoded by the coding sequence ATGAACTTCAGCAGTGAGAACTTTACCCGTGGTAATGCTACCGCCATTTATATACGTGCCGACATCCTTCTGCTGGAGAACATCTTGTATCGCACACTTTTACCCATTACCTGTGTGGGTGGAATTATTGGCATCATTATGACAGTGATAGTTCTGAGCCGaaaaaacatgtgtacttcCACCAATTGCTACCTGAAAGCTCTGGCCATTACTGATCTGATTTTCCTGACTTTATTCTCCACAAAATTGTTGGATAATCACTTTGCTGAGAAGGGCCCAACAGATTTTGAAAAGTTTCACATTTACCTGGCGTACCTGGAGATTTTCCTTCACCTGTTCAACATGGCATCGATATGGCTGACAGTTATGTTGAGTATCGAGCGATATATCGCCATCTGTTACCCTCTAAGAGCTGTGTCCTTAAGTACAGTCTCAGGAGCACGGAAATTCATTGTGACGATCTACTGTGTTGCGTTCTTGTGTGGCCTTCCTAAGTTCTGGGAGATCAAAGTTGCAAGAATCCCACAATACCCCACACCGTTCATCAAACTGACCGAGTTGAGCTACAACACAGAGTACATCACGGCGTACCGCATCATTTATGAGATTCTCCTGAGCGCCGTGATTCCGTTCTTGTTCCTGATCATTATCAACTCACGGCTCATTCAGGAGATTCACAGGTCTACTCGGTACTTGCGACACCACCTAGCGGCAGACTCGATTGTGAGCCACGTGATATCCGCGGAAGAGTTACAACTAACACTCATGCTTGTTGGCATTACcgcagtgttttttttctgccatGCCCCATATGTCGTATACAATTTCATCACAGTGCTTACCGAGTATGTCTACTCCCGCTCTCCAACTGTGGGCTTCACTCGTGCTTTCCGTATTTTCCTACATGTCAGCCTACTTTTATTAAGCCTCAAGTCTGCAATCAACTTTATTCTCTACTGTTGGTTTAGCGAGAAATTCCGGGTGACCTTCAAACGGCTGTTCTGCATGCCCAATTGTCTCACCCGTCCTCAGATGAGGCGACTGAGTAACAACAGTCATAATCACAACCGGAGAAACTCTTATCACATCTCCAGAGAGACCACGTGCTGA